Proteins encoded by one window of Pseudochaenichthys georgianus chromosome 9, fPseGeo1.2, whole genome shotgun sequence:
- the imp4 gene encoding U3 small nucleolar ribonucleoprotein protein IMP4, translated as MLRREVRQRREYLYRKAQEDRLRTIEEKKQKLKGALEENRLLPTEVRKDALELQKLLEYDDEGAEGVSSHMDDEYKWAGVEDPKILVTTSRDPSSRLKMFSKEIKLMFPGAQRMNRGNHEMNALVGACKANNVTDLVIIHETRGNPDALVVCHLPFGPTAYFTLYNVVMRHDVPDIGTMSEAYPHLIFNNFSSRLGTRVSNILKHLFPVPKEDSRRVITFSNQEDFISFRHHTYKKTDHKNVVLTEVGPRFEMKLYMIKLGTLENESTADVEWRHHAYTHTSKKRRFLSVQ; from the exons ATG CTTCGCCGAGAAGTGAGACAGCGTCGAGAGTACCTGTACAGGAAGGCCCAGGAGGACCGGCTCCGAACCATTGAGGAGAAGAAGCAGAAGCTGAAGGGAGCACTTGAAG AAAATCGTCTCCTTCCAACTGAAGTACGCAAAGATGCCCTGGAGCTGCAGAAACTACTGGAGTACGACGATGAAGGAGCCGAAG GTGTCAGCTCACACATGGATGATGAGTATAAATGGGCCGGAGTGGAAGATCCTAAAATCCTGGTGACCACCTCCAGAGACCCCAGCTCCAGACTCAAAATGTTCTCCAAG GAGATAAAGCTGATGTTTCCTGGAGCCCAGCGCATGAACAGAGGAAACCACGAGATGAACGCACTGGTCGGCGCCTGCAAAGCCAACAACGTCACTGACCTCGTCATCATACACGAAACCAGAGGAAACCCAG ACGCCCTGGTGGTGTGCCACTTGCCTTTTGGACCCACGGCATACTTTACCCTGTACAACGTGGTCATGAGGCACGATGTTCCCGACATCGGCACCATGTCAGAGGCCTACCCCCACCTCATCTTCAACAACTTCTCCTCCCGCCTCGGCACCAGG GTATCAAATATCCTCAAGCATCTCTTCCCGGTGCCAAAGGAGGACAGTAGGCGGGTCATCACGTTCTCCAACCAAGAGGACTTCATCTCTTTCAG ACATCACACCTACAAGAAAACAGACCACAAGAACGTGGTGCTGACTGAAGTCGGAcccaggtttgaaatgaaat tgtatatgaTCAAACTGGGCACCCTGGAGAACGAGAGTACGGCGGATGTGGAATGGCGTCaccatgcatacacacacacatccaagaAGAGGAGGTTCCTCAGTGTGCAATAA